ttaaattagacGACGTGTCTAAAATTAATTGGTCGGACAAGGTAGGGACAGAATAATGGGGACAACACATTTTTTTTCAGGTCTTCTGATGCATGAATGTTTGGTTCAGTAAAGACTTTTCAGCTGTGGATGTTTCCTCGAGTTTTCTATATTGGTTCATATATATCAGTAAAGATTTTTCAGTTGTGGATTTTTCCTCAGAGTTTTCTATATAtgcttatttcttttttattttattttatttttttctgctGAAAAGAACATGCACATACTGATAGGatgtcttcttctttttcttttcttttttttttaaaaaaagaaaaaaaagaaaaattgaatTTCACATATCTTTGGAATATTATATATTCTCACTAGTGTCACATAAATTCCTTATTCACACAAACAAAATTTCCAACTtgctcatctctctctctctctgtggtACGTATCACAAAATATCCTCTTTTATTAATtcattgttttctttttcttgttatcTACCGTACGTcttctcaatatatatatatagtttatttGAGTAGTATATTCCTGGGAAAAGTagaataatatataaaatttaatggTATCATTCTTTTAATTTCGACATGATGCAAATATTTTATATCTGGCATATCATATTGCCATAACTTTAATAGTgtaagaatgaaaaaaaaaagtaatatttcATGCATATCTCgactgttttaaaaaaaaaaaaagacatcacCTTTTATTAGATAAATTTCTtactgtttttatttttttagataggAGACTACGTCAAAGTGATCATtaataaagaagaaagaagaaaattgTAGTGACTACTATGCTGAACTACTACTTGTTTGTTATCATAACTGGATGGTTCTTAATGGCAAGGTCGTCAACAGAACTAGCTATACTTGGTTGTCCAGAAAAGTGTGGAGATGTAACTATCCCATTCCCATTCGGAATTGGATCGTCCAATTGTTTTCTTAACAAATGGTTCGAAATCTCCTGCCACAACTCTACTACGCCTTTCCTCGAACACACTCAACTACAACTACAGGTACTTAACATTTCTATACTTGATAATTATAACGGTAGACCACCATCGGAATGGGTTCAGGTGAGAAGCCCCATCAGTTTCTTCAACTGTGCAAATAAGACAAGCAAAAAATCAGCAAATTTAACAGGAAGCCCCTTCTACTATTCTTCTGAGAATGACTTTGTTGCAGTAAGTTGTGGTCTTGTTGCCAAGTACGAAATAAGGAGTGGTATCAGCCTCGTCCAGGATGGGTGCACCAGCAGCAGTTCCACCTGCTCATCATCATCCAATAGTAGTAATAATGTTGATTTTAGTAATTGCCACGATGGCGTTAAATGTTGTCGTGCTTATTTCGAAGGTGGTGACAGCTTCAAAATCTCCATGGATAATGATTCTAGTACGACTCTTGCAACAAATCGTGATAACGAATATTGCAAATATGCATTCCTGATTGATCGTTATGAAATTGATAAATACAAAACATCCCATGATTTGGATTATTATGTTCCCGCCCTACTAAGTTGGTCCCTTAACAGTACGTATTTCGACATATTTAAAACACATGTTATCCCAACCAGATCCAGATCTAGCAGCTTCTACTGCAGCAGCTATAATGGTACTTTAAATTCCTCTCTAGAGAGGATATACAGCTGTTACTGCAGTTATGGATTTCGAGGGAGTGCGTACATTCAGGATGGGTGTCAAGGTAAACCTCAATCCACcactaatattttttaaattaattcgtATATATATTTGAGTCTATTGTTAATGATTATTATCCAtagataattattttaatattaattattaaattaagatCGATGgtctatatttataattattaattaatatttctaaaaataattttgatttttaccTAATGAAAAAagtgtatttattataaaaatattatttacgtGACTTgatataccaagtcactatgttatcaaatcatcataattgttagtacccatttaTGAGTAGTAACTATTGAGAAGtcttctatatatatttatatttacttGAATGTTTTTGTTAGTTATATaaataattagtttttttttttaatttatgttttgctTTGCATATGCTTCATTctttttaattctaaaattaaataagttgttataatttttttactcTTTAATTTTAAAGATGTTCTAATAAATGTGGAGAAAAtatactttaattatttttatttatataaaacacTTGAATACAGAAGAGATATAAACTTAATTAAAGAGCATATATTTTTTAACATGATAAATGTCATGAATAAGATTATTTGATGTAATTACTTACATTATTtgctaaatataataaaatatgtaaaactataatttttttataatgaattttaatattaaattttataatatttgttataaTATGAAAATTGTGTTTCAATttctatttataaatattatgaacaaatataatgaaataataaattattagaaATAGAAATACCtgatcattttttatttatacataacTAAaggactaaataaataaataaattgcttTAGTTGGATAAAGGATATTGTATTTCTAtagaatatttaatttattattattttgacaatatattatttaattattgattttagatattgaattttatgaaagTATATGCACGTATTTATTACACAAAAACGTACAAATATGTATTATGTAATGTAAACTCATGGAAAtacaaagatatatatatatatatatcataataaatacataaaaaatagtaatatttatttcaaatatatattaagaagaaaaataatacaaattaatTGTCAGATATTAATGAATGCAATGATGAGAAAATCCCGAATCCATGTCATGGAGGCAGTACTTGCGTCAACACAATCGGGGGATATCGCTGTAGTTACAAGCACAAATTTATATTTATAGGTATGGTTTTATATACAAtgcatatttctaatttggtATGTATGCCTGCTTATCAATtcatcataaaataatattttataatgcaTGCACGGTTAATTAACTAATTCTGTAAAAAATAGGGAAAATTCATTACCAATAGTGGTCCATCTAGGAATTCATTCAttccaacaaaaataataatattggatataatatatattagaacaaaattttaaacagttatttgtaaaatttaaataatacaaatacatttttttgataaattataaatttattttctaataagGGAAGTATTGTTAAAAATTAACTATATAAAGTTTTGAAATTGCAATAATTGGAATTTTGCCACTTTTTTACTCGAACATTACCATAATAAAATAGAGACATTTGCATCCCTTTTTTAAGTGACACAATAGAAATTTCACGTCACTCTACAAAGCAATGTGTGTATGTGGGTCATCTCATAGAGTAAACTTGTTGATATGAATGaagattaaacaaaaaaaatacaaaagatcAATTTTCATAATACCTTAAAAAATAAGTTATTGGGATAATTCTGTTTATTTATcataaaatttatatttaaaaattaaagttttgaagagaaataaaagcaatataaagttttatttaatttacGCCAATTTAATATTACAAACTAATTATTAatgttttgattaaaaaaatgccatatatttgtgtttatttattcataactTGTTAAACAGGAGTTGGGAGTGCTCTTGGAGTCTTAGTACTTGTTTTTGGTACATGGAGACTATACAAATTcataatgaaaagaaaagaaattaaacaaaagaaaacatttttcAAACGAAATGGTGGCCTTTTGTTGGAACAGCAAATACACTCGAGTGAAAACAATGTCGAGCAAACCAAGTTGTTCGATGCAAAAGAGTTAGAGAAGGCAACGAATAATTTTTGTATAGACAGAGTTCTTGGACAAGGAGGTCAAGGTACTGTATACAAAGGAATGTTGGAAGATGGAAAGATTGTTGCGATAAAGAAGTCTAAAATAATTGATGAAGCCAAACTATCTGAATTCATTAATGAGGTTGTTATTCTTACGCAAATCAATCATAGAAATGTTGTCAAGCTATTGGGATGTTGTTTGGAGACAGATGTTCCACTTCTAGTTTATGAATTTGTCCCAAACGGAACGCTTTCTGAGTATATTCATGACAAAAATGCAGAGTTTCCTTTTACATGGAGCATGCGATTACGAATTGCAACTGAGGTTGCGGGAGCTCTCTCATACTTACACTCAGCAGCTTCTTTTCCAATTTATCATCGAGATGttaagtctacaaacatactccTTGATGAAAAATTGAGAGCAAAAGTTGCAGACTTTGGTACATCAAGAACTATTTCCTTAGAGCAAACTCACTTGACCACTTTAGTTTATGGCACATTTGGTTATCTAGATCCTGAATATTTTCAATCTAGTCAATTTACCGATAAAAGTGATGTTTATAGTTTTGGAGTGATTCTTGTTGAGCTCTTGACTGGACAAAAAGCAATATCTGCAGCAAGATCAGAGGAAGGAAGAAGTTTGGCGACATATTTTATAATGACAATGGAGGAAAATAGCAGTAGTCTGTTCGACATTCTTGATGGTCAAGTTCTCAAAGAAGCGCCAAAAGAAGAGATCATAGTTGTTGCTGATCTTGCACAAAGATGCTTACATCTGAACGGAAGGAATCGACCTACCATGAAAGAAGTAGCAAAGGAGCTAGAAAGGATACAAGTCATTGATAATAAAGATTCAAAGGGCAGTCAACATAATTATGAAGAGTTAGCGTATGCACAACCTGAAGTTATAGACTACTCTTGGAATGCTTTCACGTCATCAACTTTTGATAGTAATGCTACTAGCTCCTCGTTGCATCAAGAATTACCATTATTATAAGGTATCCATTTTGTAATACTCTTcacttatattttgttttttaaatttggatagttaaaaaaacaataatatatatttgacTGTTCAATTGTATAATTTGGAATACTTTTTATAGGTTATTGCAGTAGCATAATAATAATTTCTAGAGGTGACTAATTAACAAAGTAATttgaatgtgtatatatatgtactgTTTAATTGATTATAAAGCCAATTGGTTTCTACTTGGGGACGATTTAGTGTTGGGAATGCTTAAGTTTATTATTATAAGTTTAATTAGACAAATAaaagaattttaaaatatttggcCGAAGCCTCACAGCCTCTCATTTCTTTGTTTCGTGCAGCTCTCAGCTCTCATTCTCACGCACCCCACTGGTACagtctctctctcattctcatttctcttataaatatatatatatgcacagtAAATTATATGTTATAGTTTTGTAATTTAGAGTTTATAGTGTATGCATAAATTAAATACAGTAATTAGTTCAAAATGGACTTTGTTTGGCTGATATTGCTGTCATTTTGCAGAAATATATATATTGCTTTTGGATTGAAGTTGGTTCTGATGAGTTGGACTTTATTGTATGGAGTTATCAACTTTTTATTTCATGAGACTTTGTTATGTACATTATTTTATATGGACTTTATTATATATGTACGAGACTTTGAATATTTTAGACTTTTAGGCTTTTATAAGTGTGAGATTTTAGATAATTTAGACTTGTAATCTTTATGTTGAATATTATGTATAATATTGTAGACTTTATTATGCCGGTACGAGATTATTTTGGATGAAGATATGAAGGttttataaaaatttattatcaacGATACAACTAATATGATAATCGAAACAACTCAATTAATTTTACTTTCCAAACAAAATTTTATCTCTTCTTTATTACTTTTTTCTCCTCCATTTTCTTTCTTCCCACTTTTTTTCTCTACCAAATATAGGGTTTGACTTCTTCAAAGTTAGATgacttcttttcttcttgttcttcaaAATTCACACAAAAAAAACCATTTAGTGTAGCAATAATATTCCTTTTCAACTCAAACGAAGGCAATCTCACGTTTAGTATGGGAAGTTTTTGAAAAtatcactttatttttaaaagctaATGTATAAAGATATGGCTTTTCCATATATTTGTAAGTTTTACTTGAAGTATTTTGTTTTTGCAATTAACTTTTAAAATATATGGCTGGAGATGATGATGAAGAATTAGTCTTTTTGTAACAATCTTTAAATGAATTGAGAAATAGAGAAAGATACTAACAAAAGAATATACCTGAAATAGATCAAGAATCAAATAAAGACTAAATGataatttgattaagaaaaagCCATTGAATATATAAGGTTGATGATGTGCCACTCCATCTGCACTGCATCACATTCTGCTACAAATTTCTATTTATAATGAGAAATGCATTCTCATTGTAGATAATCAAAAGATATATACCTCTTCTTTTCAATTCCCTCCATGATCAATAAACTCTGTATTGAACTGATCAAAACAAATGGAGCTGAGGCTCTGCAAAGAAGAGCCACTCGAGAGAAAAGGTGTTCTTTCGTGTGGCTTGTATAGGTTTTATTATGATAATCTCATTGGATTGACGTTATCCTCTTCTTTATTTTAAACGACAATATTCATGAGAAACCACAATTTCTCGTATAACAAGGCCACACTTTCAGAAAACAACAATATATAATAGAAACGACAATGTTCCTACAAAAAACGACAATTGTCACCCACCACACTGTCCAAGCCACTGAGCTGAGAGCTAAGAATGGCCTACAGTGTTTTTGTGGAAAACAAGGTCAGAGGAGGAAGGAAGAAGTTTGGCAACATATTTCATGATGACGATGGAGGAAAAGAGCAGTAGTTTGTTCGACATTCTTGATGGTCAAGTTCTCAAAGATGCGCCAAAAGAAGAGATCTTAATTGTTGTTGATATTGCAAAGAGATGCTTACATTTGAATGGAAGGAATCGACCTACCATGAAAGAAGTAGCAAAGGAGCTAGAGAGGATTCAAGGCATTGATAATAAAGATTCCAATGGTATTCAACATAATTATGAAGATTTAGCATATGCACAACCTGAAATTGCAGACTACTCTTGGAATGTTTCCACATCGTCAACAGGGTTAGCTTTTGATAGTGCTGCTACTAGCTTCTCGTTGCATCAAGAATTACCATTGTTGTAAGGGTGAACAAATAGTAATATCCTTTTTGTACGTAGAACTCTTCACTTATTTTTTTCTATCTCGAATTTAGAGATCAATTATATATTGTGGTTTACTTTATTGGTTAATATTGTTAACTTTGGTTTCATCTGATTGTATAAGCATTCAATGCTTGGTACTTTTACTATGTAATATAATATAGTAGTATTCGTGTTTTTGTATGGTTTTGGCCTTTTTATTTTTCCAATTAGTTCTTTTTATACGAATTTTTATTGCCCACTATCTAATAAATATTATCTCCATAAATATTATCCTTACAAGTAGGTGATAATGATGGTGAACATCATATTCACACAAATATACATTTCAATCTCTTTATCGATACTCGATCTCTTCTGGTACGAAACACAACATTTCTttattctatatatattttttcgtctaaatatataatttatttattgatACCAAGCCCTCTTCGAGACAGAGCAAATCTCCTCCAGCAAAATGCTATTTCATTCAACAAGTTGGAAAATCTCATTATTTACAAGAAAACTATTTATACTCTAATTGCCAATATCCTCACCCCTAACCGATTCGGTTacacccctctctctctctctcctctcaacGCTCCAAGAACATCATGTAATCCTTCATCCACCGTGGCTTCACGCGTGCTCTTCTCTTGCTGCCTTCAGCCTCCTTCTTTCCTTCTTCAATGCCAATGACCTCTTGTTTGGGCTGCTCTTCTAACACTCCTTGGGTTGTGGCCCAGTCATGCTTCGGGTCCAGAGCAATTGGGCTCTCTAGTTGGGCTGGTGTATCACTGCCTCCCTCTCCGAAAataaccttgtcctcaaggttgaCTAAATCATACAGCTCAATGAATTTGGAGAAGTCTTCCCACGTGGCGTCCTCTAGGGAGCTCAAAGTCCACTGCACCAAGACCTACCGAACCTCCTTGTTATGCATTCTTATAGTTCTAGTAGCCAAGATTGCCGAGGGAGTCATAAAGGGATGGTTTGCCACGCTCGATTCCGGTAACGGAAAATATCTCAGAGGTGTATCTCCAATGTACGGCTTGAGCAGCGAAACGTGGAAAGTTGGATGAATGCGGCTACATGGTGGTAGTTTGAGCGTGTACGCTACGGGACCTGCCTTGCCGATTACTTCAAAGGGCCCAAAGTACCTGCGACACAGTTTCGAATTCAGGCGGTTAGCAACTGTAGTCTGCCGATATGAATGCAACTTGACGAGCACCAAGTCACCCATGTTAAACTCAATATCCTTTCTTTTTTTATCAGCTTGCTGCTTCATGCGATGTTGGGCTTGCTGTAAGTTAATTCGTAGCTGATGGAGGATGTTATCACGTGAAAGGAGGTCCTCTTCTACCGCTTGAATGGGCGTAGCTCCTCGCGTATAGGCAGGGATCGTTGGGGGCAGGCAACCATACACAGCTTGGAAGGGTGTCATGCCAATTGATGAGTGAAAGCTAGTGTTGTAATGATATTCCGCCCAAGACAGAAATCGGCTCCACTTCTTGGGGTTTTCCGCTCTGAATGCTCGGAGATACTGTTCTAAGTAACGATTAGTGACCTCCGTTTGTCCATCCGTTTGCGGGTGATATGCGGAACTCATCTTGAGTTTAGTGCCCATCAAATCAAATAACTTCTGCCAGAATGCACTTGTGAAGATTGGATTCCGGTCTGAAACAATTGTGCGAGGTAACCCGTGCAAGCGAATCACCATATTCGTGAAGAGTTCCGCAACTTTCGTGGCTGTATAGTGCTTAGGAAGAGCTCCAAAGTGAGCGTATTTCATGAAGCGATCAATGACAATTAGGATGTTTGTGACCCAGTTGGAATTTGGCAAGCCAACAATGAAATCCATTGCCAAATCCTCCCAAACACGCTCGGGCAGCTCTAGTGGTTGTAGTAGTCCGTACGGGGCTGTTGGTGAATACTTCACCGTTTGGCATACAAAGCAAGCCTGAAAAAATTGGCGCACCTCCTTGCGCATGCCCAACCAGTAAAAATTGGCTCCCAATCACCGATAGGTTCTATCGACACATGCATGTCCCCCACTAAGAGACGCATGGAATTCCTGCAATAGTTGATGCTTCAAACCAGAATACTCACTTATGAAGAATCTGTGTCTGTAGTACAGTATTCCTTCTCGTACGGTATACGGTCCCGTCTCTAATTCACCCTTGTCCCACTGGCCATGTAGCTTCCTTAAATCCGGGCACGTAATATTTTCCTGTCGCAATGTGTCCAAAAATTCGAAATAGCCAGAACTAACTGCCATATGTATAGCCGACTGTGCCTCTTCATGTCTTCGAGATAAAGCATCTGCCGTTGAATTCGTTTTACCTGCCTTATACTCAATAGTGAATTGAAAACCCAGTAATTTACAAAGGAATTACTTGTGTAAGCATCTCCCTCAGGCTCTTATGATCAGTGCGAATGGGGAAATGGCGACCCAACAAATATTGCCTCCATTTGGTCACAGCCTCAACAATGGCTCGCATTTCGCGGCTGTACGCTAAAGCCCCTGCAAATCGTGGCCCCAAGTTCTTGTTGAAAAAAGCGATGGGATGACCCTCCTGCATCAACACCCCTCCAATCCCCACATTTGAGGCATCCGTCTCAATGACAAATTCTTTGGAAAAATCTGGGAGGCGTAATACTGGGGTCTCGGTCATCTTCATCTTGAGAGTGTCAAAGGCTACGGTAGCTGCGGTTGTCCATTTGAAGTTGTCCTTCTTTAACATCTCCACGAGAGGGGCAGCAATAGTTGCATATTGTGCCACAAATCTGCGATAGTAACCTGTGAGTCTGAGGAAGCCTCTAAGCTACTTAAGTGTCTTCGGTATTGGCCATTTGACCATGGCTGTGATTTTGGCAGGATCGGCTCGTACACCCCGTGACGATACCAAGTGCCCCAGATATTCGATTGTTGTTTGAAAGAAGTGACACTTACTGCCCTTGACGAAATAGTTATGATCCTTTAACAATTGCAGCACCACTCGAAGATGATGAACATGCTCATGGACTGTGTTACTGTAGACAAGGATGTCGTCAAAAAAGACAATGACAAAGTGCCGTAGGTGAGGTCTGAACAGTTGATTCCTCGCTGCCTGAAACGTTGAGGGAGCATTAGTGAGaccgaagggcatgacaatgaACTCATAGTGGCCTTCGTGGGTTCGAAAGGCAGTCTTGTGGATGTCCTTGCGATTCATTCGAATCTGATGGTAACCGGCCCTAAGATCCAGCTTTGAAAAAATTTCCGCAGCCCCCAACTCATCGAGCAACTCATCTATTGTTGGAATGGGAAATCTGTCTTTGACCGTTATTTCATTAAGGGCTCGGTAGTCAATGCAAAATCGCCACGAACCGTCCTTTTTTTTTTACCAACAACACTGGGGAAGAATATGGGCTAGTGCTTGGCCGAATAAACCCCAAGTC
The Humulus lupulus chromosome 6, drHumLupu1.1, whole genome shotgun sequence DNA segment above includes these coding regions:
- the LOC133786185 gene encoding wall-associated receptor kinase-like 1, whose amino-acid sequence is MLNYYLFVIITGWFLMARSSTELAILGCPEKCGDVTIPFPFGIGSSNCFLNKWFEISCHNSTTPFLEHTQLQLQVLNISILDNYNGRPPSEWVQVRSPISFFNCANKTSKKSANLTGSPFYYSSENDFVAVSCGLVAKYEIRSGISLVQDGCTSSSSTCSSSSNSSNNVDFSNCHDGVKCCRAYFEGGDSFKISMDNDSSTTLATNRDNEYCKYAFLIDRYEIDKYKTSHDLDYYVPALLSWSLNSTYFDIFKTHVIPTRSRSSSFYCSSYNGTLNSSLERIYSCYCSYGFRGSAYIQDGCQGVGSALGVLVLVFGTWRLYKFIMKRKEIKQKKTFFKRNGGLLLEQQIHSSENNVEQTKLFDAKELEKATNNFCIDRVLGQGGQGTVYKGMLEDGKIVAIKKSKIIDEAKLSEFINEVVILTQINHRNVVKLLGCCLETDVPLLVYEFVPNGTLSEYIHDKNAEFPFTWSMRLRIATEVAGALSYLHSAASFPIYHRDVKSTNILLDEKLRAKVADFGTSRTISLEQTHLTTLVYGTFGYLDPEYFQSSQFTDKSDVYSFGVILVELLTGQKAISAARSEEGRSLATYFIMTMEENSSSLFDILDGQVLKEAPKEEIIVVADLAQRCLHLNGRNRPTMKEVAKELERIQVIDNKDSKGSQHNYEELAYAQPEVIDYSWNAFTSSTFDSNATSSSLHQELPLL
- the LOC133786186 gene encoding wall-associated receptor kinase-like 8, with translation MELRLCKEEPLERKGVLSCGLSEEEGRSLATYFMMTMEEKSSSLFDILDGQVLKDAPKEEILIVVDIAKRCLHLNGRNRPTMKEVAKELERIQGIDNKDSNGIQHNYEDLAYAQPEIADYSWNVSTSSTGLAFDSAATSFSLHQELPLL